From Scytonema millei VB511283, the proteins below share one genomic window:
- the glcD gene encoding glycolate oxidase subunit GlcD, which produces MLIQDKQQRDWKTIIKKFEAVLGKNGVVQRREELITYECDGLTSYRQRPAVVVLPRTTEQVAEVVKICDRHNIPFIARGSGTGLSGGALPIEDCVLIVTSMMRQVLSIDLENQQVVVQPGVINNWVTQAVSGDGFYYAPDPSSQIICSVGGNVAENSGGVHCLKYGVTTNHVLGLKVVTPDGSIVDLGGQVPEMPGYDLTGVFVGSEGTLGIATEITLRILKSAESICVLLADFTSVEAAGAAVSDIISAGIIPAGMEMMDNLSINAVEDVVATGCYPRDATAILLVEIDGIAVEVAETKQLISDICLKNGARGITTASDSETRLKLWKGRKAAFAAAGHLSPDYYVQDGVIPRTQLPFVLQEIENLSQQYGYRIANVFHAGDGNLHPLILYDNSVPGALHQVEELGGEILKLCVKVGGSISGEHGIGADKKCFMPDMFTEADLETMQYVREAINPKGLANPGKIFPTPRTCGEAAKMTDIKEFAGVERF; this is translated from the coding sequence ATGCTAATCCAAGATAAGCAGCAGCGTGACTGGAAGACAATTATTAAAAAATTTGAAGCAGTGTTAGGCAAAAATGGTGTGGTACAGCGTCGAGAGGAATTGATCACTTATGAGTGCGATGGGTTAACGAGTTATCGCCAGCGTCCCGCAGTTGTCGTGTTGCCAAGAACGACAGAACAAGTAGCGGAAGTTGTAAAGATTTGCGATCGCCATAATATTCCTTTCATTGCCCGTGGTTCCGGTACTGGTTTATCTGGTGGGGCATTACCGATAGAAGACTGCGTGTTAATCGTCACCTCAATGATGCGGCAAGTCCTCAGCATAGATTTGGAAAATCAGCAAGTTGTGGTACAGCCAGGTGTGATTAACAACTGGGTGACGCAAGCAGTTAGCGGTGATGGATTTTACTACGCCCCCGATCCTTCCAGTCAGATTATCTGTTCGGTGGGCGGGAATGTTGCCGAGAATTCTGGTGGAGTACATTGTCTTAAATACGGTGTCACTACCAACCACGTTTTAGGTTTAAAAGTCGTCACCCCCGATGGTTCGATTGTCGATTTGGGCGGACAAGTACCAGAAATGCCCGGTTACGATCTTACAGGCGTATTTGTCGGTTCCGAGGGAACGTTGGGAATTGCTACCGAAATTACGCTACGGATTCTCAAATCAGCCGAATCAATTTGCGTTCTGCTTGCCGATTTTACCAGCGTAGAGGCAGCAGGGGCGGCGGTTTCAGACATCATCAGTGCGGGAATTATTCCAGCTGGGATGGAAATGATGGATAACCTCAGCATTAATGCTGTAGAAGATGTGGTTGCCACGGGTTGTTATCCCAGAGATGCCACGGCAATCTTGTTAGTAGAAATTGACGGCATAGCTGTAGAAGTTGCAGAAACTAAACAGCTGATTAGCGATATTTGTTTGAAAAATGGGGCGAGGGGAATTACCACAGCCAGCGATTCTGAAACGCGCCTCAAGTTGTGGAAAGGACGCAAAGCAGCATTTGCCGCTGCCGGACATCTCAGCCCTGATTACTACGTCCAAGATGGGGTGATTCCGCGTACTCAATTACCATTCGTTTTACAAGAAATTGAAAATTTAAGTCAGCAATATGGTTATCGGATTGCGAACGTATTTCATGCGGGTGATGGTAATCTTCACCCGTTAATTTTGTATGATAATTCCGTACCAGGGGCTTTGCACCAAGTCGAAGAATTAGGCGGAGAGATCCTGAAACTCTGCGTTAAAGTTGGTGGTAGTATTTCCGGCGAACACGGTATTGGTGCAGATAAGAAATGTTTTATGCCCGATATGTTTACCGAGGCAGATTTGGAAACGATGCAATATGTTAGGGAGGCGATTAACCCAAAAGGTTTAGCTAATCCTGGTAAGATCTTTCCGACTCCGCGCACTTGTGGGGAAGCAGCTAAGATGACTGATATTAAAGAGTTTGCTGGGGTTGAGAGATTTTAG